One genomic window of Thermoanaerobaculum aquaticum includes the following:
- the rplU gene encoding 50S ribosomal protein L21: protein MYAIVEAGGKQHKVEVGQRVLVERIWPEAEAGTQVTFDRVLLVRTDQAVRLGNPTVAGATVKATVLRPLRGEKVIVFKKKRRKQYRRTKGHRQNLFEVRIDAIEA, encoded by the coding sequence ATGTACGCTATTGTGGAAGCAGGAGGCAAGCAGCATAAGGTGGAGGTGGGCCAGCGGGTGCTTGTGGAGCGGATTTGGCCCGAGGCGGAAGCCGGCACCCAGGTGACCTTCGACCGCGTTTTGCTGGTGCGCACCGATCAGGCTGTGCGCTTGGGCAACCCTACGGTGGCTGGTGCCACGGTGAAAGCTACGGTGCTCCGCCCGCTGCGGGGCGAAAAGGTCATTGTCTTCAAGAAAAAGCGTCGGAAGCAGTACCGTCGCACCAAGGGTCACCGCCAGAACCTCTTTGAGGTGCGGATTGACGCCATTGAGGCGTGA
- the rpmA gene encoding 50S ribosomal protein L27, whose protein sequence is MAHKKGQGSSRNGRDSHAQRLGIKRGDGELVLPGTIIVRQRGTRWKPGAGVRRGGDDTLYAAITGRVRFRDRGRLGKFVSIEPAA, encoded by the coding sequence ATGGCGCACAAGAAAGGTCAGGGTTCCAGCCGCAACGGTCGTGACTCCCACGCCCAAAGGTTGGGTATCAAACGGGGGGACGGTGAGCTGGTGCTGCCCGGCACCATTATCGTTCGCCAACGGGGAACCCGTTGGAAGCCGGGGGCAGGCGTGCGCCGCGGTGGCGACGACACGCTTTATGCTGCCATTACCGGGCGGGTGCGCTTCCGCGACCGGGGTCGGCTGGGGAAGTTCGTTTCCATCGAACCTGCCGCGTAA